The proteins below come from a single Cylindrospermopsis raciborskii Cr2010 genomic window:
- the lnt gene encoding apolipoprotein N-acyltransferase codes for MGVTVAPVNAWFLAWIALAPLWVIVVKYTRKSLPSACWWAIAYHGIALSWITGIHPMNWLNVPWWPSLLITIFCWSFITLWGALLVGLWAFLMVRLNRQKPWLRVLIGTALWCGLESWWSTGSLWWSSLSYTQSPYNLALLHLGQLSGPNTITAVIVAVNGLIGEAWIWQNQKKRELISTGKQWNGVTRFNKVVIGLINRYSISAVILLIVSHILGSILYFQPYSQPLNNRQNSGLKIGIIQGNIPNEIKLLPQGFTKAITGYTNGYINLANQGVDGVLTPEGALPLYDKNLPNTPLLDAVKQKGVVVWIGGFGRTGTSYTNSLFNINSQGQITSRYDKSKLVPLGEFVPFAEIFGNLVKRLSPLDEHQIHGAKQQVFDTPLGRAIVGICYESAFTEIFRYQAKNGGEFILSSSNDAHYTAAMADQHHAQDVMRAIETDRWAVRSTNTGYSAFVDPHGKTLWKSGYNVYETHAETIYPLQTQTLYVRFGDWIMPLLLVLASLGLVYNSLVRML; via the coding sequence ATGGGAGTCACCGTTGCTCCTGTCAATGCTTGGTTTCTAGCCTGGATCGCCCTGGCTCCATTATGGGTAATCGTGGTAAAATATACTCGAAAATCCCTCCCCTCAGCTTGCTGGTGGGCGATCGCCTATCATGGAATAGCTTTATCATGGATTACAGGTATTCACCCCATGAATTGGTTAAATGTTCCCTGGTGGCCAAGTTTATTAATTACCATCTTTTGTTGGTCATTCATTACCTTGTGGGGAGCATTATTAGTCGGACTATGGGCATTTTTGATGGTTAGGTTAAATCGCCAAAAACCCTGGTTACGAGTTTTAATCGGTACAGCTTTGTGGTGCGGATTAGAAAGTTGGTGGAGTACAGGTTCCCTATGGTGGAGTTCTTTATCTTACACACAGTCCCCGTACAATCTAGCACTTTTGCATTTGGGGCAACTTTCTGGTCCTAATACCATTACAGCAGTAATTGTAGCTGTTAATGGACTAATAGGTGAAGCATGGATATGGCAAAATCAGAAAAAAAGAGAATTAATCAGTACAGGCAAACAATGGAATGGAGTCACTAGGTTTAATAAAGTAGTGATAGGGTTGATTAATAGATATTCTATTTCAGCAGTTATTTTATTAATTGTCTCCCATATTTTAGGATCAATCCTATATTTCCAGCCATATTCTCAACCACTGAATAATCGTCAAAATTCGGGTTTAAAAATAGGGATTATTCAAGGTAACATCCCCAATGAAATCAAATTGCTTCCCCAAGGATTTACCAAAGCAATTACAGGTTATACTAATGGTTATATCAACCTAGCAAATCAAGGAGTAGACGGAGTATTAACCCCTGAAGGTGCTTTGCCATTATACGATAAGAACTTGCCTAATACACCCCTGTTGGATGCAGTTAAACAAAAAGGAGTGGTGGTCTGGATAGGGGGTTTTGGCAGAACTGGAACGAGCTACACCAATAGTTTATTTAATATCAATAGTCAGGGACAAATTACCAGCAGATATGATAAATCTAAACTAGTTCCCCTGGGTGAATTTGTGCCTTTTGCCGAGATTTTTGGCAATTTAGTTAAAAGACTATCACCTCTGGATGAACACCAAATACACGGCGCTAAACAACAAGTTTTTGATACTCCATTAGGTAGAGCAATTGTTGGTATTTGTTATGAATCTGCTTTTACAGAAATATTTAGATACCAAGCTAAGAATGGGGGAGAATTTATTTTAAGTTCATCCAATGATGCTCATTACACAGCAGCAATGGCGGATCAACACCATGCCCAGGATGTAATGAGAGCAATTGAAACAGATAGGTGGGCAGTTAGGTCTACCAACACAGGTTACTCAGCTTTTGTGGATCCCCATGGTAAAACCTTATGGAAGTCGGGATATAATGTTTATGAAACTCATGCAGAAACTATTTATCCACTTCAAACCCAAACCTTGTATGTGCGATTTGGTGACTGGATTATGCCGTTACTGCTAGTGTTAGCATCGCTGGGACTTGTATATAATTCGTTAGTCCGAATGTTATAA
- a CDS encoding restriction endonuclease codes for MLVRIKKDTKQMLSREVSLMLTRQHEFTEKIVEILNYHFPDQGIIVLSSSELLQYLNIKTQAANRGSKSRAGLANHYAVYVLVEDYLNHKFHINGGYEDYQGAQFVNLFRRQRELPFGNKLQNHALNHRLNQEFKKYFPTIPYVPIIRDTKTSRYWINENLIKILVNGNQINIAQSVKDIIDAYVHARVNSFTDFIMYCKRMINMQLQTQAEYLEFIQSLLKPNIDARIFEIVSYAILKQYYGDQKIYWGWSYDNINAEYLILYKTGRTNANDGGIDFVMKPLGRFFQITETVDVGKYFLDIDKVQRYPITFVVKTEQTSKEILYKIQQQAVAKYSVKAIVKRYMESIEEVINIPELIRRFNLVLQQDKGNLVIEEIVLQSHIEFNMETEDVLK; via the coding sequence ATGTTAGTAAGAATCAAAAAAGACACAAAACAAATGTTATCCAGAGAGGTCTCTTTGATGCTGACACGACAGCATGAATTCACCGAAAAAATTGTTGAAATTCTGAACTACCACTTTCCAGATCAGGGGATTATAGTTTTGAGTTCTAGTGAGTTATTACAATATCTAAACATTAAAACACAAGCTGCTAATCGAGGTTCAAAATCGCGAGCAGGATTGGCAAATCATTATGCAGTTTATGTTTTAGTCGAAGACTATCTCAATCATAAATTTCATATTAATGGGGGGTATGAAGATTATCAAGGTGCCCAGTTTGTGAACCTTTTTCGCAGACAAAGAGAACTACCATTTGGTAATAAACTTCAAAATCACGCTTTAAATCATCGCCTGAATCAAGAATTCAAGAAATACTTTCCGACAATACCCTATGTGCCTATAATAAGGGATACTAAAACCAGCAGATATTGGATTAACGAAAATCTTATTAAAATTTTAGTTAATGGGAATCAGATAAATATTGCTCAGTCCGTAAAAGATATAATTGATGCTTATGTACATGCACGGGTAAATTCATTTACTGACTTCATTATGTATTGTAAACGAATGATCAATATGCAACTTCAAACCCAAGCTGAATATTTGGAATTCATCCAAAGCTTATTGAAGCCAAATATCGATGCAAGAATTTTTGAAATTGTCAGTTATGCGATTTTAAAGCAATACTATGGTGATCAAAAAATTTACTGGGGATGGTCATATGATAATATAAATGCTGAATACCTAATTTTGTATAAAACAGGTCGCACAAATGCAAATGATGGAGGTATAGATTTTGTAATGAAACCTCTTGGAAGATTTTTTCAAATAACAGAAACTGTTGATGTTGGAAAGTACTTTTTAGACATTGATAAAGTACAAAGATACCCCATAACATTTGTTGTTAAAACTGAACAAACATCAAAGGAAATCTTATATAAGATTCAGCAGCAAGCCGTCGCAAAATATAGTGTTAAAGCTATTGTCAAGAGATATATGGAATCCATAGAAGAAGTTATAAATATTCCGGAACTAATACGTCGATTTAATTTGGTCTTGCAACAAGACAAAGGAAATTTAGTGATTGAGGAAATAGTTTTACAAAGTCACATTGAGTTCAATATGGAGACTGAGGATGTCCTAAAATAA
- the yhdJ gene encoding adenine-specific DNA-methyltransferase has translation MMNIERYEHGGHILFHGDALSTLSNQVASQSVDLIFVDPPYNIGKRFSNFYDKWESEDKYATWVYNILKECIRVLKPNGSMYVMASTQAMPYFDLYLRKTMTILSRIVWHYDSSGVQATKYFGSMYEPILYCVKDKGNYIFNSDDIKIEAKTGAKRKLIDYRKTVPRQYNSEKVPGNVWYFPRVRYRMEEYENHPSQKPESLLERIILASSDASNIVLDPFAGTFTSACVAKRLGRNSISIESQEEYLKIGLRRILGWKEYKGEKLLPPSKNYVSKNQKRHKTNVIQRGLFDADTTA, from the coding sequence ATGATGAACATTGAACGTTACGAGCATGGTGGTCACATTTTATTTCATGGTGATGCTTTAAGCACGTTGTCGAATCAGGTTGCTTCTCAGTCTGTGGACCTTATTTTTGTTGATCCCCCCTATAATATAGGAAAACGTTTTTCAAATTTTTATGACAAGTGGGAATCTGAAGATAAATATGCGACATGGGTGTACAATATACTTAAAGAGTGTATACGTGTATTAAAACCTAATGGAAGTATGTATGTTATGGCAAGCACTCAGGCCATGCCATATTTTGATCTTTACCTGAGAAAAACTATGACCATTCTCAGTAGGATAGTATGGCATTACGACAGTTCCGGAGTTCAAGCAACAAAATACTTTGGCTCAATGTATGAGCCAATCCTTTATTGTGTTAAGGATAAAGGTAATTATATTTTCAATTCAGATGATATTAAGATAGAGGCGAAAACTGGTGCAAAACGAAAATTAATTGACTATAGAAAAACCGTTCCTAGACAATATAATAGTGAGAAAGTGCCAGGCAATGTATGGTATTTTCCCCGAGTGAGATATCGGATGGAAGAATACGAAAATCATCCATCACAAAAACCTGAGTCTTTGTTAGAAAGGATTATTCTTGCCAGTAGTGATGCGTCCAATATTGTTCTTGACCCATTTGCGGGAACTTTCACTTCTGCTTGTGTAGCCAAAAGGTTAGGAAGAAATTCCATTAGTATAGAATCTCAGGAAGAATATCTTAAGATTGGGTTAAGGAGAATTCTTGGATGGAAAGAATATAAGGGAGAAAAACTATTACCCCCATCGAAGAATTATGTTAGTAAGAATCAAAAAAGACACAAAACAAATGTTATCCAGAGAGGTCTCTTTGATGCTGACACGACAGCATGA
- the gyrA gene encoding DNA gyrase subunit A produces MTTSQERIIPTDLRQEMSQSYLEYAMSVIVGRALPDARDGLKPVHRRILYAMHELGLLHDRPFRKCARVVGEVLGKYHPHGDTAVYDALVRMAQDFSMRSPLINGHGNFGSIDNDPPAAMRYTECRLQALTSSSLLQDIESETVDFIDNFDGSQQEPTVLPSRIPQLLLNGSSGIAVGMATNIPPHNLGELIDGLVALIHNPEITDTQLMQYVHGPDFPTGAQILGTSAIKEAYTTGRGSITMRGVATIETIQQRNRPEREAIIITELPYQTNKAALIEKIAELVNDKKIDGIADIRDESDRDGMRIVIELKRDSYPRVVLNNLYKQTPLQTNFGANMLALVNGEPQILTLKNFLTVFLDFRIETINRRTRYQLRKAEERDHLLQGLLIALAHLDSIINLIRSAPDAPTAKGELINSYGLSEVQADAILQMQLRRLTALEADKIRLEHEELQLQITDLRDILDRRERVLEIIETEAGQIKTQFATPRRTTITHAEGEIDDIDLIANEKVLILLTQQGYIKRMPVSTFEAQNRATRGKAGAKVKDDDTIEHFLTCCDHDSVLFFSDRGVVYSLKAYQVPEGSRTSRGTPIVQMLPIPKEEKITSIVSVSEFSSEEYLVMLTKGGNIKKTALEAFSHIRANGLIAISLEEGDQLRWVRRAKPEDSVMIGSRQGMAIHFRCDNDQMRPLGRATRGVKSMKLKTGDELIGMDILPAAILNTLNTDTEMEEELTEVEELSENIEETSNIEIATGEPANISGPWVLIITIGGYGKRVPVGQFRLQNRAGQGLTATKFKNRKTKDQLATLRIVNPDEEIMMATNRGIIIRQSINAISIQSRTATGVRVQKLDEDDAITGVAVVPPDAGDGEESE; encoded by the coding sequence ATGACAACCTCACAGGAGAGGATTATCCCGACCGATTTACGACAAGAGATGTCACAATCTTACCTAGAATACGCTATGAGCGTCATTGTCGGTCGGGCGCTACCAGATGCTAGGGATGGTCTTAAACCTGTACACCGCCGCATCCTCTATGCTATGCACGAACTAGGTTTATTACATGATCGCCCCTTCAGAAAATGCGCTCGTGTGGTGGGGGAAGTACTGGGTAAATATCACCCCCATGGTGACACCGCTGTATATGATGCTCTGGTGCGAATGGCACAAGATTTTTCCATGCGATCGCCTCTGATTAATGGTCATGGGAACTTTGGATCGATTGACAATGATCCACCAGCAGCGATGCGATATACGGAATGTCGTCTTCAAGCTTTAACCAGTTCCTCTCTGTTACAAGATATTGAGTCGGAAACTGTTGATTTTATTGATAACTTCGATGGTTCCCAACAAGAACCAACGGTTTTACCTTCCCGAATTCCCCAGTTACTACTCAATGGTTCCTCGGGAATTGCTGTGGGAATGGCGACTAATATTCCTCCCCATAATTTGGGAGAACTGATAGATGGATTGGTAGCACTGATTCATAATCCGGAAATAACAGATACTCAGTTAATGCAGTATGTTCACGGTCCCGATTTTCCCACAGGGGCGCAAATTCTAGGAACATCAGCCATTAAGGAGGCTTACACCACCGGTAGAGGATCAATTACCATGCGGGGTGTGGCTACAATTGAAACCATTCAGCAACGTAACCGACCGGAAAGAGAAGCAATCATTATTACTGAATTACCGTACCAAACTAATAAAGCAGCATTAATTGAAAAAATCGCTGAGTTGGTTAATGATAAGAAAATTGACGGAATTGCGGACATTCGAGATGAGAGCGATCGCGATGGTATGCGCATTGTTATTGAACTAAAACGCGATTCCTATCCTCGTGTAGTATTAAATAACCTTTATAAACAAACTCCGTTACAAACCAATTTTGGTGCCAATATGTTGGCTTTGGTAAATGGAGAACCTCAAATACTAACTCTCAAGAATTTTCTCACGGTCTTTCTGGATTTTCGCATAGAAACAATTAATAGACGTACTCGTTACCAACTCAGAAAGGCTGAGGAAAGAGACCATTTATTACAGGGTTTATTAATTGCGCTTGCTCATTTAGATTCAATTATTAATCTAATTAGAAGTGCTCCAGATGCCCCCACTGCCAAAGGAGAATTAATTAATAGCTATGGTCTATCAGAGGTTCAAGCAGATGCGATACTACAGATGCAGTTACGAAGATTAACAGCTTTAGAAGCAGATAAAATTCGCTTGGAACACGAAGAATTGCAGTTGCAAATTACTGACCTACGGGATATTTTAGACAGACGGGAAAGGGTACTAGAAATTATCGAGACTGAAGCTGGGCAAATTAAGACCCAGTTTGCCACACCAAGACGCACAACTATTACCCATGCAGAAGGGGAAATAGATGATATTGATTTAATCGCCAATGAAAAGGTTTTAATTCTGCTGACGCAGCAAGGCTACATCAAGCGGATGCCAGTCAGCACCTTTGAAGCGCAAAATCGAGCTACCAGAGGTAAAGCAGGAGCTAAAGTTAAGGATGATGATACTATTGAGCATTTCCTAACTTGCTGTGATCATGACAGTGTTTTATTTTTTAGTGATAGGGGTGTGGTGTATAGTCTTAAAGCCTATCAAGTACCAGAGGGTTCACGCACTAGCAGGGGTACACCCATTGTTCAGATGTTACCCATACCCAAGGAAGAGAAAATTACCTCAATTGTATCTGTAAGCGAATTTAGCAGTGAAGAATATTTAGTTATGCTGACTAAGGGGGGTAACATCAAAAAAACCGCCTTGGAAGCATTCAGCCATATTCGCGCTAATGGATTAATAGCTATATCCCTAGAAGAGGGAGATCAACTACGATGGGTAAGACGAGCTAAACCGGAAGATAGTGTCATGATTGGTTCAAGACAGGGAATGGCCATTCACTTCCGCTGTGATAATGATCAAATGCGTCCCCTAGGTAGGGCTACCCGTGGAGTTAAGTCCATGAAACTGAAAACGGGAGATGAATTGATTGGTATGGACATATTGCCTGCTGCAATTCTTAACACCTTGAATACAGATACAGAAATGGAAGAAGAACTCACGGAAGTTGAGGAACTCAGCGAAAATATTGAAGAAACCTCTAATATTGAGATAGCTACTGGTGAGCCAGCTAATATCTCAGGTCCATGGGTACTAATTATCACTATAGGAGGTTATGGTAAGCGAGTGCCAGTGGGACAATTTAGACTTCAGAACCGAGCAGGTCAGGGACTTACAGCGACGAAATTCAAAAACCGCAAAACCAAAGACCAACTAGCAACTTTGCGTATAGTTAACCCTGATGAAGAAATCATGATGGCTACTAATCGTGGTATAATCATCCGTCAGTCAATCAATGCCATTTCCATCCAGTCCCGCACAGCTACGGGTGTGAGAGTGCAAAAACTAGATGAAGATGACGCAATTACTGGAGTAGCAGTGGTTCCCCCCGATGCTGGAGATGGTGAAGAGTCCGAGTAA
- a CDS encoding histone deacetylase family protein → MLPVIYSPEFLDHQTGSYHPERPERLTAIVQSLKTAEFAQKIRWLSPTPVNPQLMSWIEMAHSPNYIHKLAQIAGRGGYLDGDTPISPRSYDIALLAVSAWLDGINQVLIEKNPAFVLARPPGHHAESSMGMGFCLLSNAAISALYALKQPGINRVAILDWDVHHGNGTQSIVEGYREIAYCSLHQYPAYPGTGKATETGFHQNVLNLPLAPGSDINDYQPLWKSQILPFLKSFNPDILIISAGYDAVENDPLASIRLQPEDFGLFTQYCLSVTRKILFGLEGGYDLESLSKSVNATIAACL, encoded by the coding sequence ATGTTACCAGTCATCTATTCTCCGGAATTTTTAGACCATCAAACTGGGAGCTATCACCCAGAAAGACCAGAAAGGTTAACAGCAATTGTCCAGTCTTTGAAAACGGCAGAATTTGCTCAGAAAATCCGGTGGTTATCTCCCACCCCGGTTAATCCCCAGTTAATGTCTTGGATAGAAATGGCCCATAGTCCGAATTATATTCATAAACTGGCACAGATAGCTGGTCGAGGAGGCTATTTGGATGGAGATACTCCCATCTCTCCCCGTAGTTATGATATAGCTTTATTAGCCGTCAGTGCCTGGTTAGATGGGATAAATCAGGTATTGATTGAGAAAAATCCCGCTTTTGTGTTGGCACGTCCACCTGGACACCACGCCGAAAGTAGTATGGGTATGGGATTCTGTTTATTGTCTAATGCTGCTATTTCTGCCCTATATGCTTTAAAACAACCAGGAATTAATCGAGTTGCCATTTTAGACTGGGATGTACATCATGGCAATGGTACCCAATCCATAGTGGAGGGCTATCGAGAAATTGCCTATTGTTCCCTACATCAGTATCCTGCTTATCCAGGAACAGGGAAAGCTACGGAAACTGGCTTCCATCAAAATGTTTTAAATTTACCCTTGGCACCCGGTAGTGATATTAATGATTATCAACCCCTATGGAAATCTCAAATCCTACCGTTTTTAAAAAGTTTTAACCCCGATATATTAATTATTAGTGCTGGTTATGACGCAGTAGAAAATGATCCCCTGGCCAGTATCCGGTTGCAACCGGAAGATTTTGGCTTATTTACTCAGTATTGCCTAAGCGTTACCCGAAAAATTCTCTTTGGTTTAGAAGGTGGTTATGATTTGGAATCCTTGTCTAAATCAGTTAATGCTACCATTGCTGCTTGTCTATGA
- a CDS encoding transposase, which produces MDGILAAMTVEGSTNTEVFLTYVNQVLVPQLWKGAIVVMDNLKVHYAERVRLSIESVGAKVKFLPPYSPDLSPIELCWSKLKQFLRSREARTLEALNEAMTSAVNYITAEDALNWFNHCGLFT; this is translated from the coding sequence ATGGATGGAATTCTGGCAGCAATGACTGTAGAGGGAAGCACAAATACAGAAGTATTTCTCACTTATGTAAATCAGGTTTTAGTACCTCAATTATGGAAAGGGGCTATTGTTGTTATGGATAATTTAAAGGTTCATTATGCCGAGCGCGTGAGATTGTCAATTGAATCAGTCGGTGCAAAAGTTAAGTTTTTACCCCCCTATTCTCCAGACTTATCTCCGATAGAATTGTGTTGGTCAAAATTAAAGCAATTTCTCCGTAGTCGGGAGGCACGAACATTAGAAGCCCTAAATGAGGCCATGACAAGTGCAGTAAATTATATTACAGCAGAGGATGCGCTTAATTGGTTCAATCATTGTGGTTTATTTACATGA